The DNA sequence CAAAACCTCTTTTTCATCCCCAATCCATAGCAAGAAAAAACCCCGGAACTTCGCAGTGCCGGGGTTGATTATATTGTGAGAGATTTTTTATTTCATGAGGACGATGCGTCCGTTTTTCATTCTGCCGGAGCTGGACATGCGGAAATAATAAACTCCGCTTTGCGCTTTGCTGCCGTTGTTGTCGGTGCCATCCCAATTGAGATGAGCCTGTCCGGCGGCGTCGGCAGTGGTTACAAAGCTACGAACCAACTGACCACGGGCGTTGTAGATGGAGAATTCAACCGGGGCGCCGGCTTTGCTTTGGATGCCGATTTCAGCGTTGCCACGGAAGGGGTTGGGATGCACGCTTACGGCAAATTCGGCGGAAGCGACTTCATCATCATTTGCCACGCCCACATTGATGGTGACCACGTTTGAAGGATCAGACAGCATCATGGGATTGTTGAAAAGGGTGCAAATCCAATATTCATGGATGCCGGTGGGCACGTAGGTATCTGAAAAAGTGAGTGTGTTCGGGTTTGTGATGGTGGAGATGGTGAGGCCGTTGCGATAGAGGCGATAGCCAACCATTCCTTTGCCTTCGTAGTGAGCAGGACGTTCCCAAGTGAGCACAACAGTGTTGGGAGGCGTGAAGGTTCCCTGAAGATTGCGGGGAGCAGGTAAAACCTCGATGGGAAGGGTGTGGGCGCTCAGCACAGGGTCTCCGGGCATGCCGTGTTGGTCAACTGGGGTAACCTGGAAGGCAAGAGGGAAATCCAAATCTTCTTCGACAGGGCTGTAGCCAAGCTCGTTGGCGCCGTCAATGGCCTGGGGCACATTGTTAACGATACGATACCACTGGTAGATGGATTCGCCTTCAGGGTCACCGTCCGGGTCGGAGAATTGGTATTCGGCTGTGAGTTCCTGATTTATCACGGGAGCCCCGGTCACAAGGACGTCTTGCGCGATGGGCGGGTCGTTCAGGAAGCCGGTTCCGGAAAGCGGAACTTCGATGTTGGGATGGTTGTAAAGGTTTCCGGTGAGGGTCATGGTGCCGGTGTAAGTTTGAGCTGCGGTGGGTGTGAAACTCACATTCACTGTGGTGGATGAAGCTGCGGGGATATTGAAAGTGGTTGCGCTGCTGGAGAAAGCAGGGTTGTCGATGCTGATGGTGCCGGTGGCGGGGCTGCCTTGGAAATTCACGATGGTGACGGGAATCACGGAGCTTCCGCCCACATACATATTGGGAAAATCAAGCTGTTCGTGGGAAAGCGGATAGGCGCCGACCAAAGCCGCCAGGGAATATTTCACACCCTGCAGAATTTCTTTGCTGGAGTAGTTTTGCAGGAAGAAAACAATTTCGCAGTTTGCGACGTTCCAAGTCGCGGTTGGAGTCATGGTGAGAGTGACAGTGGTGGTTTCGCCGGTGTCCAGGCTGATGATTGTTCCGTTTTGGTCGGGAGCCATGAGGCGGTTCACGTTATCCACGGTGGTTTGGTTTCCCCAGTTGAAGGGGATGTCCGATTCAGTGAGGACGGCATGCAGCCTGACGTCTGTGTTTGTATCAGCTTCGGGTTTGCTGACGGTCACCGCAATCTGATATTCGCTGCCCACCTGGTTTCCCAGCGCGCTAATCGAATAGTGGGAAGGAACCGCGAGACGGGCGTTAACCTTGGGCAGGTAGTTTGAATACATGGAATTGGTGGCGCTGCCTCCAGCCGTCTGATTCAATCCATCAAAATAAGCTGTGGGGAAGCCGCTGGGGTTATAATAATTGTTGCGGGCATTGGAATATGTGTTTGCAAAGCTATCGCCATTATGGTTTTTAATGACGGCGACAGCGTGGCCATTTTCAAGCAGGTCGTGGCAACCCATTGCCGCGCCTGGACAATAGCCACACCAAGTTCCGGTTGCCACTTCCACAACAACCAGTTCTCTGGGTACGGCTGTGAGGGCCGCAAAGAGGCCCAAAAGTGCGAGTATCACGAGAAAGCTTTTCTTCATCTCATTCTCCTTATGATGCGTTATAATTATTTTTGCTAATTGCGTCCAATATCTGGCGGATGTGGGTTTATGTCAAGTTTTAATCTTGGCAACAGCTTTGAATTGCGTAAAGCTTGGATTGTGAGCCGTTTTCAGGAATTCCGTTTCAAAATGTTGAGGGAAAATCCAAGTGGTTGGATTAGCGAATTTGGGCTTGAGGCAGGATTTTGGGAATCAAATCCAAAAGTTCTTCCGGGTGGTCGATTAGCCAGTCCGGTTTGTGTTTTTGCAGATTTTGGCGCGAGTGCAATCCCCAGGTGACGCTGATGACCTTGATTCCACTGCGGCGGGCTGCTTTAATGTCGCGAACTTCGTCTCCGATGTAAAGCGTGTTTTCCTTTTTCAGACCGTGTTTTTTGATTTGATCCTTGATGCTGCGATGTTTGCGCAGGATGCCGTGAGTGCCTTCCACCCAATCGAAACAGCCGATGTTGTGATGGCTCAAAAAGCTGTGAAGATTGTCGGTGTTATTTGAACTCACCAAACCCAGGCCAATGCCACCAGAGCTGAGCTCTTTGAGGGCGGACACGATGCCCGGATAGGGTTTCAGGGAATGGATGATGTGGCGATATTCCTGCAAAACCAAGGTGATGGCCTGTCCAAGTTTCCAGATTGGGAAATCCACTTCGCGCGCGGCTTTGCGAAAAGGAAGGTCGCGAAGCTTTTCAAAATGTTCGTGATCCAAACCGCGGAAACCATAGCGCGGGGCAAGGTTGTTGATGATATCCAGGATGGCGGAAATTGAATCGGCAAGGGTGCCGTCAAAATCGCAGATGAGGGTGGGTTTCATCCTGTTTTTTCCCGTGCTTTCAAGGCAAGCCGATAGGCGCGGTTGGGACTGATTTCGAAACGTTCTTCCAGAATCTGGGCGAGGTTTTTGGCGCTCTGCGCCCGCTCTGCCTGAGCTTCGATGAAAGCGATGATTTCCTCATCTGAAGCGGTTTGTGGGGCGGGAGCGGCTTCAATCAGGATGACAAATTCGCCCTTTTCGGTGACAGCGTAATCCGCCAAAATATCCTCAAGGCTGGCGCGGACGAACTCTTCATGCAGTTTGCTGATTTCACGTGCCAGACAAATTTGGCGGTTTCCACAGACGCGCAGGATGTCTTCCAAACTTTGCCTGAGGCGGTGGGGCGCTTCGTAGAGCGCGACGGTGTGGGGTGAGGTTTTTATCTGTTCCAGCCTTGCCAGGCGGTCTT is a window from the Candidatus Cloacimonadota bacterium genome containing:
- a CDS encoding Omp28-related outer membrane protein, which codes for MKKSFLVILALLGLFAALTAVPRELVVVEVATGTWCGYCPGAAMGCHDLLENGHAVAVIKNHNGDSFANTYSNARNNYYNPSGFPTAYFDGLNQTAGGSATNSMYSNYLPKVNARLAVPSHYSISALGNQVGSEYQIAVTVSKPEADTNTDVRLHAVLTESDIPFNWGNQTTVDNVNRLMAPDQNGTIISLDTGETTTVTLTMTPTATWNVANCEIVFFLQNYSSKEILQGVKYSLAALVGAYPLSHEQLDFPNMYVGGSSVIPVTIVNFQGSPATGTISIDNPAFSSSATTFNIPAASSTTVNVSFTPTAAQTYTGTMTLTGNLYNHPNIEVPLSGTGFLNDPPIAQDVLVTGAPVINQELTAEYQFSDPDGDPEGESIYQWYRIVNNVPQAIDGANELGYSPVEEDLDFPLAFQVTPVDQHGMPGDPVLSAHTLPIEVLPAPRNLQGTFTPPNTVVLTWERPAHYEGKGMVGYRLYRNGLTISTITNPNTLTFSDTYVPTGIHEYWICTLFNNPMMLSDPSNVVTINVGVANDDEVASAEFAVSVHPNPFRGNAEIGIQSKAGAPVEFSIYNARGQLVRSFVTTADAAGQAHLNWDGTDNNGSKAQSGVYYFRMSSSGRMKNGRIVLMK
- a CDS encoding HAD-IA family hydrolase, which codes for MKPTLICDFDGTLADSISAILDIINNLAPRYGFRGLDHEHFEKLRDLPFRKAAREVDFPIWKLGQAITLVLQEYRHIIHSLKPYPGIVSALKELSSGGIGLGLVSSNNTDNLHSFLSHHNIGCFDWVEGTHGILRKHRSIKDQIKKHGLKKENTLYIGDEVRDIKAARRSGIKVISVTWGLHSRQNLQKHKPDWLIDHPEELLDLIPKILPQAQIR